A genome region from Glutamicibacter arilaitensis Re117 includes the following:
- a CDS encoding TetR/AcrR family transcriptional regulator: MENSANKSDEPTASTPTLSGRMQKTRLSITRHCRDLTAEFGFNGFTIEQACERVGISRRTFFNYFPGKLDAVFGHGTEELPEGAIDRFMAARPEGIEGISPTLLADLVALVLEQLSFDEKAIVSTHGFFAAARREPELLQHMVQSGPKKVAEFLERIASREGVEPDHPALPLVIHTLHFATIQAIERYVEGSGESSLGDLFLEHIAQGQQVLSQPLRRASE; this comes from the coding sequence ATGGAAAATAGTGCAAACAAATCCGATGAGCCCACGGCAAGTACGCCGACGCTCAGCGGTCGCATGCAGAAAACCAGGCTGTCCATTACCCGCCACTGCCGTGACCTGACTGCTGAATTCGGCTTCAACGGCTTCACGATCGAGCAGGCCTGCGAACGTGTCGGGATCTCCCGCCGGACTTTCTTCAACTATTTCCCAGGCAAGCTCGATGCAGTTTTCGGACATGGCACCGAAGAACTGCCCGAGGGTGCCATCGACCGGTTCATGGCAGCCCGGCCCGAGGGAATCGAAGGAATCTCACCGACCTTGCTCGCTGATTTGGTGGCGTTGGTCCTGGAGCAGCTCAGCTTCGATGAAAAAGCCATTGTCAGCACCCATGGATTCTTCGCCGCAGCCCGGCGGGAGCCAGAGCTGCTGCAGCACATGGTGCAATCCGGGCCGAAAAAAGTCGCCGAATTCCTGGAACGCATCGCCTCGCGTGAAGGCGTGGAACCCGACCACCCGGCGTTGCCCCTGGTGATACACACCCTGCACTTTGCCACCATCCAAGCCATTGAGCGCTACGTCGAAGGATCCGGCGAATCCTCTCTGGGAGACCTCTTCCTGGAGCACATCGCCCAAGGCCAGCAGGTCTTGAGCCAGCCCCTGCGCCGCGCGTCCGAATAA
- a CDS encoding MDR family MFS transporter, protein MTTSTSSRKTPADGPLVLTQRRIWIIFSALIAGMLLSSLDQTIVSTAMPTIVGQLGGVEHQAWITTAYLLATTIVMPIYGKFGDVLGRRNLFLIAIALFTLASVGAAFATSFWMFVVFRAMQGLGGGGLMILSQAIIADIVPASDRGKYMGPMGGIFGLAAVGGPLLGGYFVDHLTWQWAFYINIPVGIAAFAIAWFTLTLPSKKSQRKIDVFGVLLLSIATTCLIFFTDFGGSANHGWSALETWAWGAGLVVAAMLFVLVEAKAEDPIIPLSLFKNKVFINATAIGFTLGIGMFSAIAFVPTFLQMSSGTSAAVSGLLMLPMMVGMMGTSIYSGMAISKSGRYRGYPIAGTAITAVAMLAFTTLTAQTPLWLVCTYLFVLGAGMGLIMQVVVLVVQNAVAPEMVGTATSTNNYFREVGASLGVAIFGAMFTNRLSEKLMDVFSGAGASAADAGQATATLDPETLSSLPQALQDGIVDAYASSLAPVFWYLIPFLVVAFALALLLKQVPLSDTAGMVARGEAISGAEAEKIEKHQRLAATAPQGVQTQPEGSPVDAGDAVKAGTGDAAK, encoded by the coding sequence ATGACCACCTCTACCAGTTCCCGGAAAACCCCGGCCGATGGTCCGCTGGTGCTGACCCAGCGGCGCATCTGGATCATCTTCTCGGCCTTGATCGCAGGAATGCTGCTCTCATCGCTGGACCAGACCATCGTTTCCACAGCCATGCCCACCATCGTGGGCCAGCTCGGCGGCGTCGAGCACCAGGCCTGGATCACCACCGCCTACCTGCTGGCCACCACGATCGTGATGCCGATCTACGGCAAGTTCGGCGACGTGCTCGGACGGCGCAACCTGTTCCTGATTGCCATCGCCCTGTTCACCCTCGCCTCCGTCGGGGCTGCCTTCGCCACCAGTTTCTGGATGTTCGTGGTGTTCCGCGCCATGCAGGGCCTGGGCGGCGGCGGCCTGATGATCCTCTCGCAGGCGATCATCGCAGACATCGTCCCGGCCTCCGACCGCGGCAAGTACATGGGCCCGATGGGCGGCATCTTCGGCCTGGCCGCCGTAGGCGGACCGTTGCTGGGCGGCTACTTCGTTGACCACCTCACCTGGCAATGGGCTTTCTACATCAACATCCCCGTGGGCATCGCAGCCTTTGCCATTGCATGGTTCACCCTGACCTTGCCTTCCAAGAAGTCGCAGAGGAAAATCGACGTCTTCGGCGTGCTGCTGCTGTCGATCGCCACGACCTGCCTGATCTTCTTCACCGATTTCGGAGGCTCGGCCAACCACGGCTGGAGCGCGCTGGAGACCTGGGCCTGGGGCGCCGGCCTGGTGGTTGCGGCCATGCTGTTCGTCCTGGTTGAGGCCAAGGCCGAGGATCCAATCATTCCCCTGAGCCTGTTCAAGAACAAGGTCTTCATCAATGCCACCGCCATTGGCTTCACCCTGGGCATCGGCATGTTCTCGGCGATCGCATTCGTGCCGACATTCCTGCAAATGTCCTCGGGCACCTCGGCCGCGGTTTCCGGGCTGCTGATGCTGCCGATGATGGTCGGCATGATGGGCACGTCAATCTATTCCGGTATGGCGATTTCCAAGTCCGGCCGCTACCGCGGCTACCCGATCGCAGGCACCGCCATCACCGCGGTGGCAATGCTGGCCTTCACCACCCTGACCGCGCAGACCCCGCTGTGGCTAGTTTGCACGTACCTGTTCGTGCTGGGTGCAGGCATGGGCTTGATCATGCAGGTCGTGGTCCTGGTGGTGCAGAACGCCGTGGCACCGGAGATGGTCGGTACCGCGACTTCCACGAACAACTACTTCCGTGAAGTCGGTGCTTCGCTGGGCGTAGCCATTTTCGGAGCCATGTTCACCAATCGCCTGTCCGAAAAGCTCATGGATGTCTTCTCCGGCGCCGGAGCAAGTGCCGCCGATGCCGGCCAGGCCACGGCCACCCTTGACCCGGAAACCCTTTCCTCCCTGCCGCAAGCGCTGCAGGATGGAATTGTGGATGCCTACGCCAGTTCGCTGGCACCGGTCTTCTGGTACTTGATCCCGTTCCTGGTCGTCGCCTTCGCCTTGGCGCTGTTGCTCAAGCAGGTTCCGCTCTCCGATACCGCCGGCATGGTGGCCCGAGGCGAAGCCATCAGCGGTGCCGAGGCCGAGAAGATCGAGAAGCACCAGCGTTTGGCCGCGACGGCGCCGCAGGGCGTGCAGACCCAGCCGGAAGGCTCCCCAGTGGATGCTGGTGACGCAGTCAAGGCCGGTACTGGTGATGCGGCCAAGTAG
- a CDS encoding ammonium transporter, producing the protein MELDVANLWILIAAALVLLMTPALGLFYGGMTRATGVVNMMLMSFSAAAITAVVWVLWGYSFSAGEPAIAGIVGNPISDFAMHNTEQSELLAAGFAGTFAMISVAIISGAIADRARFAPWLFFVPLWVTLVYAPVAFWVWGGGLLSADGFLGSIFGEAIDFAGGAVVHTNAGIAALVLALKLGQRHNFHDRPQPHNTPLVMLGAGLLWFGWFGFNAGAATTVEQAGLIWVNTLAAPGAAVLGWILVEKLRGSRPSSLGVASGLVAGLVAITPSCADVAPWAAMLLGVLAGAGAAWAVNLKWKLGYDDSLDVVGVHLVAGLIGTLFLGFFALPTEESAGGLFYGGGVAQLIAQAATLIVVMVFSAVMTWVIATVIGKFSPWRVAADIEIAGIDEAEHNENGYQLVSK; encoded by the coding sequence ATGGAATTGGATGTAGCCAATTTATGGATCCTGATAGCCGCCGCACTCGTACTGCTGATGACGCCAGCACTGGGGCTTTTCTACGGCGGCATGACTCGCGCCACCGGCGTAGTGAACATGATGCTGATGAGCTTCTCGGCCGCGGCGATCACCGCGGTGGTCTGGGTGCTCTGGGGCTACTCGTTCTCCGCCGGGGAACCAGCCATCGCCGGAATCGTCGGCAATCCAATCAGCGACTTCGCCATGCACAACACCGAGCAGTCCGAATTGCTCGCCGCCGGATTCGCCGGTACCTTCGCCATGATCTCGGTAGCCATCATCTCCGGAGCCATCGCCGACCGTGCCCGCTTTGCGCCATGGCTGTTCTTCGTCCCGCTGTGGGTCACCCTGGTGTACGCACCGGTGGCCTTCTGGGTCTGGGGTGGAGGCTTGCTCTCAGCAGACGGATTCCTGGGCAGCATCTTCGGCGAAGCCATTGACTTCGCCGGCGGCGCAGTGGTCCACACCAACGCAGGTATCGCAGCCCTGGTCCTGGCCCTGAAGCTGGGCCAGCGCCACAACTTCCACGACCGTCCGCAGCCGCACAACACCCCACTGGTCATGCTCGGTGCCGGTCTGCTGTGGTTCGGCTGGTTCGGTTTCAATGCCGGTGCGGCGACCACCGTCGAGCAGGCTGGACTCATCTGGGTCAACACCCTGGCAGCTCCGGGTGCAGCCGTCCTTGGCTGGATCCTGGTTGAAAAGCTTCGCGGTTCCCGCCCCAGCTCGCTGGGTGTCGCCTCCGGTCTGGTGGCCGGCCTGGTCGCCATCACTCCTTCCTGTGCAGATGTGGCCCCGTGGGCCGCGATGCTGCTGGGCGTCCTGGCTGGCGCCGGTGCAGCCTGGGCAGTGAACCTGAAGTGGAAGCTGGGCTACGACGACTCGCTGGATGTTGTCGGCGTGCACCTGGTCGCCGGCTTGATCGGAACCCTGTTCCTGGGCTTCTTCGCCCTGCCAACCGAGGAGAGCGCTGGCGGACTGTTCTACGGCGGAGGCGTTGCCCAGCTGATCGCCCAGGCAGCCACCCTGATTGTGGTCATGGTCTTCTCCGCGGTGATGACCTGGGTCATCGCCACGGTCATTGGAAAGTTCAGCCCATGGCGTGTCGCGGCAGATATCGAAATTGCCGGGATCGACGAGGCGGAGCACAACGAAAATGGATACCAGCTGGTTTCCAAGTAA
- a CDS encoding CsbD family protein codes for MGIGDKIQNKAQEASGKAKEAYGDATDNEKLQAEGMKDQAAAKAKQAGEHVKDAAKDVRDDLS; via the coding sequence ATGGGTATTGGAGACAAGATCCAGAACAAGGCCCAGGAAGCATCTGGAAAGGCCAAGGAAGCCTACGGAGATGCCACCGATAATGAGAAGCTGCAGGCTGAAGGCATGAAGGACCAGGCCGCAGCCAAGGCAAAGCAGGCAGGAGAACACGTCAAGGACGCCGCCAAGGATGTCAGAGACGACCTGTCCTAA
- a CDS encoding YihY/virulence factor BrkB family protein: MTSESESHDGKGSAGATAAKARRAPAPDARSKPDSPPDMHPRSWKYAAGRSIREFSRKKCTDLAASLTYFAMLSIFPALLAVVSLLGVAGQAENMTRNILSLIQELASKEVVETLRQPIEQLASAPSAGLALVAGLLGALWSASGYVGAFGRAMNQIYEVYEGRPFYKLRPLMLALTLVLLVAVSVLGMLLIVSGPLAQAIGNVLGLGESAVAIWNIAKWPVIVLCAIVLVAVLYYGAPNVKQPKFRWVSLGSAIALLVLAVATVGFFFYVSNFGNYNKTYGAIGGVIVLLLWLWIANLSLLFGAVFDAEAERGRQLQAGIAAERSVQLPPRDIKASVKQAEKEEQDISDGRALRFTSELQAEEQADPQPGRSPER; this comes from the coding sequence ATGACTTCAGAATCCGAGAGCCATGATGGAAAAGGCAGCGCGGGCGCAACGGCTGCGAAAGCCAGGCGTGCTCCGGCACCAGATGCCCGATCCAAGCCCGATTCCCCACCGGACATGCACCCGCGGTCATGGAAGTACGCGGCCGGGCGATCCATCAGGGAATTCTCCCGGAAGAAATGCACGGATCTGGCGGCATCGCTGACGTATTTTGCGATGCTCTCCATTTTCCCTGCGCTGCTGGCCGTGGTTTCCTTGCTGGGAGTTGCCGGCCAAGCGGAAAACATGACCCGCAATATCCTCTCGCTGATCCAGGAACTGGCCAGCAAGGAAGTGGTCGAAACCCTGCGCCAGCCCATCGAGCAGCTGGCGTCGGCCCCGTCGGCAGGGCTGGCTCTGGTAGCCGGTTTGCTCGGCGCCCTGTGGAGCGCTTCAGGCTATGTCGGAGCTTTCGGGCGAGCCATGAACCAGATCTATGAAGTTTACGAAGGCCGTCCGTTCTACAAGCTGCGTCCGCTGATGCTGGCGCTGACCCTGGTGCTGCTGGTTGCCGTATCCGTGCTGGGGATGCTGCTGATCGTCTCCGGCCCGCTGGCCCAGGCGATCGGGAACGTCCTGGGACTGGGCGAAAGCGCCGTGGCCATCTGGAATATCGCCAAATGGCCGGTGATTGTGCTGTGCGCGATTGTGCTGGTGGCCGTGCTCTACTACGGGGCGCCTAATGTGAAGCAGCCGAAGTTCCGCTGGGTCAGCCTCGGATCGGCCATCGCGCTGCTGGTGCTGGCGGTGGCTACCGTGGGCTTCTTCTTCTACGTCTCGAACTTCGGCAACTACAACAAGACCTACGGCGCCATTGGCGGGGTCATCGTGCTGTTGCTGTGGCTGTGGATCGCCAACCTCTCGCTGCTGTTCGGCGCGGTCTTCGACGCGGAGGCCGAACGCGGACGCCAGCTGCAGGCGGGAATCGCTGCCGAACGCTCGGTCCAGCTTCCGCCACGGGATATCAAGGCCAGCGTGAAGCAGGCAGAAAAAGAAGAGCAGGACATCAGCGACGGACGGGCGCTGCGCTTCACAAGTGAACTGCAGGCCGAGGAGCAAGCCGATCCGCAGCCGGGGCGGAGCCCGGAGCGCTGA
- a CDS encoding bifunctional PIG-L family deacetylase/class I SAM-dependent methyltransferase, protein MVSFTHREPGTCAARWQQAGLEQISALEPEKLFNATTSVIVLAAHPDDESLGAGGLISMALERGIKVHVIACSFGEASHPDSKTHTAAQLASLRKAELAQAMDRLQPQGTHAGKLHLHCLGLGDSQLETQQEQIRAALEQHAGEGCLIASTYRGDGHPDHEILGRIAAACAAAHGACHLEFPIWYWHWAQPGRQVGWKHWHRLALDAAGAKAKGRALEAHRSQTLPLSDLPGDEVLLGAGFMQHFSQGAEIFRATWPGHKDAASAPATFDELYSQREDPWEYRSSRYEQRKQQILLASLPRVRYGAVLELGCSIGVQSAELARRCATLLAVDASATALAQARDAVASMDHVTLLQATVPEQFPQLEPGSVELVVLSEIGYFLAADELDQVLADSADALAAGGELVLCHWLHPIEGWPLDGEAVHRMASGLGFERIVEHREADFLLEILRKPAGAHG, encoded by the coding sequence ATGGTGAGCTTCACGCATCGAGAGCCCGGAACCTGTGCTGCCCGCTGGCAGCAGGCAGGACTTGAGCAGATTTCCGCACTGGAACCGGAAAAGCTGTTCAACGCGACCACATCGGTGATCGTGCTGGCTGCCCACCCGGATGACGAGAGCCTGGGAGCCGGAGGACTGATCAGCATGGCGCTTGAACGGGGCATAAAGGTGCACGTCATCGCCTGCAGCTTCGGTGAAGCATCGCACCCGGATTCCAAGACACACACCGCCGCACAGCTGGCCTCGCTGCGCAAGGCGGAGCTGGCTCAGGCCATGGACAGGCTGCAGCCGCAGGGAACGCACGCCGGGAAGCTGCACCTGCACTGCCTGGGGTTGGGCGACAGTCAGCTGGAAACCCAGCAGGAGCAGATCCGCGCGGCCCTTGAGCAGCACGCCGGCGAAGGTTGCCTGATTGCCAGCACCTATCGCGGCGATGGGCACCCGGACCATGAGATCCTGGGCAGGATCGCGGCAGCCTGCGCCGCCGCGCACGGTGCATGCCACCTTGAATTCCCCATCTGGTACTGGCACTGGGCGCAACCGGGCAGGCAGGTGGGCTGGAAGCATTGGCACCGGCTGGCCTTGGATGCCGCCGGCGCGAAGGCCAAGGGACGCGCTTTGGAGGCGCACCGCTCCCAAACCCTTCCGTTATCCGACTTGCCCGGAGATGAAGTGCTGCTGGGCGCAGGGTTCATGCAGCACTTCTCCCAAGGCGCGGAGATCTTCCGTGCCACTTGGCCGGGCCACAAGGACGCCGCGTCGGCTCCGGCCACCTTCGATGAGCTCTACTCTCAGCGCGAGGATCCGTGGGAATACCGCAGCAGCCGCTACGAGCAGCGCAAGCAGCAGATCCTGCTCGCCTCGCTGCCACGGGTAAGGTACGGAGCGGTCCTGGAACTGGGATGCTCCATTGGGGTGCAAAGCGCTGAACTGGCCCGCCGGTGCGCAACGCTGCTGGCCGTGGATGCCAGCGCCACGGCACTGGCCCAGGCCCGGGATGCGGTGGCTTCAATGGATCATGTCACCTTGCTGCAGGCCACCGTGCCCGAGCAATTTCCGCAACTGGAACCGGGCAGCGTGGAACTGGTAGTACTCAGCGAGATCGGCTATTTCCTGGCCGCGGACGAGCTGGATCAGGTGCTCGCCGACAGTGCAGATGCGCTGGCTGCCGGCGGAGAGCTGGTGCTATGCCACTGGCTTCACCCCATCGAAGGCTGGCCGCTGGACGGTGAAGCGGTGCACCGCATGGCTTCCGGGCTGGGGTTCGAGCGCATCGTGGAGCATCGGGAGGCGGATTTCCTGCTCGAAATACTACGCAAGCCAGCTGGTGCCCATGGGTAG
- a CDS encoding catalase, translated as MASEPEQQASPGGEPVLSGPGQDSEFLTTNQGAPVSDTDHSLKAGERGPTLLQDHHLREKIMHFDHERIPERVVHARGAGAHGSFISYGNASELCRADFLKPGKQTRVFVRFSTVVGSRGSMDTARDTRGFATKFYTEEGIFDLVGNNIPEFFIQDGIKFPDLVHAAKPHPDVEIPQAQSAHDTFWDFVSLHTPAQAHVMWQMSDRAIPRSLRMMEGFGVHTFRMVNEAGKASLVKFHWKPKLGVHSLAWEESQLAAGADPDFHRRDLAEAIDAGAYPEWELGVQIFPDDGTAVFEGIDLLDPTKFVPEELAPVQPLGKMVLDRNPENYFAQTEQVAFHPGHLVPGIDISDDPLLQARLFSYLDTQLTRLGGPNFAQIPINAPVSPVNDMFRDGFHQHRVPKGIAPYKPNSLDGGCPYMSQVVSGQQPPLDFPQPVPESKKVRSEPASFSDHYSQARLFYISLSAVERAHVQQAYSFELGKCTDPVIRQRQVECLAKIDSQLAAGVAKALGLPQPAAMELADPIASPALSQIGKSWPVDGRKVGVVFNTGNHQHVPGIAQALAERGMSPLLVSASGGEVAPGLPIDRTYLTARSIEFDALVLIGPLPPAPDASVALDAKAGAAGAGGVPLDPRLALLVTEAYRHNKAIITLEGLSDGLLQAVGLEDDAPGIELVQVDGVADSAQQLLSTHRAWERFPVKD; from the coding sequence ATGGCCAGCGAACCAGAACAGCAAGCAAGCCCGGGAGGGGAACCGGTGTTGTCCGGCCCCGGCCAGGACAGCGAATTCCTGACCACCAACCAGGGAGCTCCCGTCAGCGATACCGACCATTCGCTCAAAGCCGGAGAGCGCGGGCCCACCTTGCTGCAGGATCACCACCTGCGCGAGAAGATCATGCATTTCGACCACGAGCGGATTCCGGAGCGCGTGGTGCACGCCCGCGGCGCCGGTGCCCACGGCTCCTTCATCAGCTACGGCAACGCCTCCGAGCTGTGCCGGGCCGATTTCCTCAAGCCCGGGAAGCAGACCCGGGTCTTCGTGCGGTTCTCCACCGTGGTCGGTTCCCGCGGCTCGATGGACACGGCCCGCGACACCCGCGGCTTTGCCACGAAGTTCTATACCGAAGAGGGCATTTTCGACCTGGTGGGCAACAACATCCCGGAGTTCTTCATCCAGGACGGCATCAAGTTCCCGGATCTGGTCCATGCCGCGAAGCCGCACCCGGATGTGGAGATCCCGCAGGCGCAATCGGCCCACGATACCTTCTGGGATTTCGTCTCCCTGCATACCCCTGCCCAAGCCCACGTGATGTGGCAGATGAGCGACCGCGCGATACCCCGCTCGCTGCGCATGATGGAAGGGTTTGGCGTGCACACCTTCCGCATGGTCAACGAGGCGGGCAAAGCGTCCCTGGTGAAGTTCCATTGGAAGCCCAAGCTCGGCGTGCACTCGCTGGCCTGGGAAGAGTCCCAGCTGGCCGCCGGTGCGGATCCGGACTTCCACCGCCGCGATCTGGCCGAAGCCATTGACGCAGGCGCCTACCCCGAATGGGAACTGGGCGTGCAGATCTTCCCCGATGACGGCACAGCGGTCTTCGAAGGCATCGACCTGCTGGATCCGACGAAATTCGTGCCAGAAGAACTGGCCCCGGTCCAGCCGCTGGGCAAGATGGTGCTGGACCGCAACCCGGAGAACTACTTCGCGCAGACCGAGCAGGTGGCCTTCCACCCCGGCCATCTGGTTCCGGGCATCGATATCAGCGATGACCCGTTGCTGCAGGCGCGGCTCTTCTCCTACCTGGACACCCAGCTAACGCGCTTGGGCGGGCCCAACTTCGCGCAGATCCCGATCAACGCTCCGGTGTCCCCGGTCAATGACATGTTCCGCGATGGCTTCCACCAGCACCGGGTGCCCAAGGGCATCGCACCGTACAAGCCCAACTCGCTGGATGGCGGCTGCCCCTACATGTCGCAAGTGGTTTCCGGGCAGCAGCCTCCGCTGGACTTCCCGCAGCCGGTGCCTGAAAGCAAGAAGGTGCGTTCTGAGCCTGCCAGCTTCTCTGACCATTACAGTCAAGCCCGCTTGTTCTACATCAGCCTCTCGGCCGTTGAACGCGCCCATGTGCAGCAGGCCTACTCCTTCGAGCTGGGCAAGTGCACCGATCCGGTGATCCGCCAGCGCCAGGTGGAATGCCTGGCCAAGATCGATAGCCAGCTGGCCGCCGGCGTCGCCAAGGCACTGGGCTTGCCTCAGCCGGCAGCCATGGAGCTGGCTGACCCGATAGCCAGTCCCGCGCTTTCGCAGATCGGGAAGTCCTGGCCGGTGGACGGGCGCAAGGTCGGGGTGGTGTTCAATACCGGCAACCACCAGCACGTGCCGGGAATCGCCCAAGCGCTGGCCGAACGCGGAATGTCCCCGCTGCTGGTCTCGGCCTCGGGCGGCGAAGTGGCTCCCGGGTTGCCCATTGACCGCACCTACCTGACGGCGCGGTCCATCGAATTCGATGCGCTGGTGCTCATCGGCCCGCTGCCTCCGGCCCCTGATGCTTCGGTTGCCTTGGATGCCAAGGCCGGTGCCGCCGGCGCGGGCGGGGTTCCCCTCGACCCGCGTCTGGCATTGCTGGTGACTGAGGCCTACCGGCACAACAAGGCCATCATCACCCTGGAAGGGCTCTCCGATGGCCTGCTCCAGGCAGTCGGCCTGGAAGATGATGCCCCGGGCATTGAACTGGTCCAGGTAGACGGGGTTGCCGACAGCGCTCAACAGCTGCTGTCCACCCACCGTGCGTGGGAACGTTTCCCGGTCAAGGACTAG
- a CDS encoding pyridoxamine 5'-phosphate oxidase family protein: MANEEASKVIGIIKDLRIAMVSTHSAGKLASRPLTLIEASEQGELWFFSTADSEIVHEIRAQGLVNAAFSGSKAWVSVSGQAQVVQDVAKKKELWNTAVETFASEGPESAQTVLLRIDADSAEYWENPGGAASLVAGWVKQKLTGKPAEPGDSNTVEL, encoded by the coding sequence ATGGCCAACGAAGAGGCAAGCAAGGTTATCGGCATCATTAAGGACCTGCGCATTGCAATGGTCTCGACACACAGCGCGGGAAAGCTGGCCAGCCGCCCGTTGACACTGATTGAAGCCAGCGAGCAGGGAGAACTCTGGTTCTTCTCCACCGCGGATTCTGAAATTGTCCACGAAATCCGGGCCCAGGGATTGGTCAATGCCGCGTTCAGCGGATCCAAGGCGTGGGTCTCGGTCAGTGGGCAGGCGCAGGTGGTGCAGGATGTTGCCAAGAAGAAGGAACTGTGGAATACCGCAGTGGAAACCTTCGCCAGCGAAGGCCCGGAATCTGCGCAGACAGTGCTGCTGCGCATCGATGCCGACTCCGCTGAATACTGGGAGAACCCCGGCGGGGCAGCGAGCCTGGTGGCCGGCTGGGTGAAGCAGAAGCTCACCGGAAAGCCAGCCGAGCCAGGGGATTCGAATACAGTCGAGTTGTAG
- a CDS encoding DNA-3-methyladenine glycosylase, whose product MDRSFFLPDAVDVAPQLLGAILEVDSPEGAVGVRITETEAYMGVGTAGRYDPGSHSKDRKTQRNASMFLEAGHAYVYFSYGMHFALNLVCSPADTASGVLVRAGQVVDGVALAAARRHAKRPQQEGASPLKEPQLARGPGNLATALGITREAHDGRDLFAAPFRIFRPEQPAQDIMAGPRVGVAGVAGGPEFPWRFWLPGEPSVSAFRPGRNAPR is encoded by the coding sequence ATGGACCGTTCTTTTTTCCTGCCTGATGCCGTAGATGTCGCCCCGCAACTGCTCGGGGCCATTCTGGAAGTGGATTCTCCCGAAGGTGCGGTGGGCGTGCGGATCACGGAAACCGAAGCGTATATGGGCGTGGGGACTGCCGGCCGGTATGACCCGGGCAGCCACTCCAAGGACCGGAAGACCCAGCGCAATGCATCGATGTTCCTGGAAGCAGGCCATGCGTACGTGTACTTCAGCTACGGCATGCACTTTGCCTTGAATCTGGTGTGCTCGCCGGCTGACACGGCTTCCGGGGTGCTGGTGCGCGCCGGTCAGGTGGTCGACGGCGTTGCGCTGGCCGCTGCGCGTCGCCACGCCAAACGCCCGCAGCAGGAAGGCGCCAGCCCGCTCAAGGAGCCGCAGCTGGCCCGGGGTCCAGGCAACCTGGCTACGGCGCTGGGCATCACCCGCGAGGCCCATGACGGGCGGGATCTTTTCGCTGCGCCGTTCCGGATCTTCCGGCCGGAACAGCCGGCGCAGGACATCATGGCGGGCCCGCGCGTGGGCGTGGCCGGGGTTGCGGGCGGCCCGGAATTTCCTTGGCGCTTCTGGCTGCCCGGAGAGCCGAGCGTCTCGGCCTTCCGTCCCGGACGCAACGCACCGCGCTAG
- a CDS encoding acyl-CoA dehydrogenase family protein, with product MDQQPVSFSAANQRSGSKSAETWWNGEAAVRAAAVRCQGNPEAMLRALQSAQGAPPAPAAGDTRRLWELLASVAATDLVAARTLEPHLDAAGILSQAGIGWEDGTTWGVFAAQSPTAKLEAARLPGGGWMLNGTKPWCSLAAQLSHALVTAGTPHGDRLFMLSLRQTGVEPATGCWVSRGMAQLPSGAVDFDAVPAQPVGEAGWYLTRPGFAVGGAGVAACWFGGAVGIYRHLLRSAQARTPDQLALAWLGEAERLLAGAAAILEHAAGLADAGQLDAIAAHQVRGQVAGACTRILQLSGQATGPGPLTADEEHARRAADLGIYLRQHHAARDDAALGQLVLDSAATAGRSPW from the coding sequence ATGGACCAGCAGCCGGTCTCATTCAGTGCTGCGAACCAAAGATCTGGCAGCAAAAGCGCTGAAACGTGGTGGAACGGCGAAGCAGCGGTGCGTGCCGCCGCCGTACGCTGCCAGGGCAACCCCGAAGCGATGTTGCGCGCACTTCAAAGCGCACAAGGAGCACCTCCAGCACCGGCAGCCGGGGATACCCGGCGGCTCTGGGAACTGCTGGCCTCCGTGGCGGCCACCGACTTGGTCGCGGCCAGGACGCTGGAACCGCATCTGGATGCAGCAGGAATCCTCAGCCAAGCAGGCATTGGCTGGGAGGACGGAACCACCTGGGGAGTATTCGCCGCGCAGTCGCCCACAGCCAAGCTGGAAGCGGCCCGGCTTCCCGGTGGTGGATGGATGCTGAACGGCACCAAGCCCTGGTGCTCGCTGGCTGCACAGCTCTCGCACGCCCTGGTCACCGCCGGCACTCCGCACGGAGACCGGCTGTTCATGCTCTCCTTGCGCCAGACCGGGGTAGAACCGGCAACCGGGTGCTGGGTCAGTCGCGGCATGGCGCAGCTGCCCAGCGGCGCGGTGGACTTTGATGCTGTGCCGGCCCAACCGGTCGGAGAAGCCGGCTGGTACCTGACCCGTCCCGGGTTTGCAGTTGGCGGGGCCGGCGTGGCCGCCTGCTGGTTCGGGGGAGCAGTGGGAATCTACCGCCATTTGCTGCGCAGCGCCCAAGCGCGCACTCCCGACCAGCTGGCCCTTGCCTGGCTTGGCGAAGCAGAGCGCCTGCTGGCCGGGGCAGCCGCGATCCTGGAACATGCCGCCGGGCTTGCCGATGCCGGTCAATTGGATGCCATCGCCGCCCACCAGGTCCGCGGACAGGTAGCCGGGGCCTGCACGCGAATATTGCAGCTCAGCGGCCAAGCCACCGGACCCGGCCCGCTGACCGCAGATGAGGAACATGCTAGGCGCGCAGCAGATCTGGGAATCTACTTGCGCCAGCACCACGCGGCCCGCGATGACGCGGCGCTGGGCCAACTGGTCCTGGATAGCGCCGCCACGGCAGGAAGGAGCCCATGGTGA